DNA sequence from the Paenibacillus azoreducens genome:
CGCAGGTCAATGCGGGCAGTCCGCCGGATATCGCATTTATTCCTTCCGACGGTATTCCGAAATATGTGGATTCAGGGTTGCTCATGGATATTTCGGATACGGCAACAGATGATATGATCAAGGATTATGACCCTGCTCCTCTTGAATACATGAAAAACGGCAAAGGTCTGTACGGCTTCCCGGCATACATGGAAGCTCATGCGATCGGCGGCAACAAGGAATATTTGGAAAAAGCCGGCATTGACTATAAAAAGGTGCAAAAAGAAGGCTGGACTTTCGACGAGTTCCGCGAAGCGATTAAAAAGGGCGTTGTGACTGAAAACGGCAAAACATCCCGTTATGGTTTTGTATTCGCAACTGCTGGCGTAACTTCCAAAGACTACCTTGATATTCTGGTGAAAAGCGCCGGCATGCCATCTGCTTTTAATCAAGATCTGAAATATACTTACACAAGCAAAAACTTCCTTGAAGTGCTGAAAGACATCCGCGTGATGATCGACGACGGTTCCATGCCGAAAGAACTGAGCTCCATCGATGCAGGCAAACGCTGGAACATGTTCCTGACAGGTCAAACGATGATTACGGGTAAAGGGCTTGCAGGCTTTGAAAGAAACGCAAAGGAGAACAACGAAAAGCTTAAAAACAAGGATGCAAGTGCGGTTAAAGGATCCATTCCTGTAGAGTATATTGTACTTCCTGTTCCTTCCTTTGCAGGTGCTAAAGCACAAACAAGAGTTGCCG
Encoded proteins:
- a CDS encoding ABC transporter substrate-binding protein, whose product is MKKRMRVLASVFALSMALTTLSACGSGSKDAETKNADDPNAKDTITALLPPVSANFQSNFDQMAKEFNEKYPNLTLKIEPASWEDMTQKLDTQVNAGSPPDIAFIPSDGIPKYVDSGLLMDISDTATDDMIKDYDPAPLEYMKNGKGLYGFPAYMEAHAIGGNKEYLEKAGIDYKKVQKEGWTFDEFREAIKKGVVTENGKTSRYGFVFATAGVTSKDYLDILVKSAGMPSAFNQDLKYTYTSKNFLEVLKDIRVMIDDGSMPKELSSIDAGKRWNMFLTGQTMITGKGLAGFERNAKENNEKLKNKDASAVKGSIPVEYIVLPVPSFAGAKAQTRVAVDGYVTFRGTKEPTAAHKANVVKAANFLSSGKVAATTNNELYVAQITESSRKAAESMPVDRDPDNKAAIESMLTHAVPARPDIPTDLGAKALKLEDEVIVPKLQALIAGEITPEAMYDAVKSAAVQAFGDDGVVKD